Proteins from one Podospora pseudoanserina strain CBS 124.78 chromosome 1, whole genome shotgun sequence genomic window:
- a CDS encoding hypothetical protein (EggNog:ENOG503PFGE), which translates to MVRLGFVCGLLAALSSAVQGYRDSEASDLTPRGGGKKVCPPLNRGGFIVNYFQLYPENADWDEENCLLWIGCLWNATVGIYDPYRDRMLDVLFFPGISLTLAHIGGVARDPYSGLISILSNSGNPWATGGADVTGERQLMKYDPKKKKVLWARNMTDISRDRYGGFQDVEHDKRGNTYIVGTHPGVIIRVDKDGRKLTEWYLHRPLSPTTRKGYSGLAVVKGSDIMLASDGDGKLYRFDLREERGRPVNVPLLGEGLRLNLDAIYLPPKYGGSVLLVADLFEGIQVLRSKDRTWRKAENLGTISKPPTLNGLVIDGAVVAPVQMGSNSLYMVIGNIDPFIPGMVAGNRTLFPFPDITNAVEGLLRRG; encoded by the exons ATGGTTCGGCTTGGTTTTGTCTGTGGCCTCCTGGCTGCTCTCAGCAGTGCGGTCCAAGGCTATCGTGACAGCGAAGCATCCGACCTGACACCTCGCGGCGGTGGCAAGAAGGTTTGCCCGCCCTTGAACAGGGGCGGCTTCATCGTCAACTACTTCCAACTCTACCCCGAAAACGCCGACTGGGACGAGGAGAATTGTCTCCTCTGGATTGG CTGCCTCTGGAATGCCACGGTAGGCATCTACGACCCCTACCGTGACAGAATGCTCGATGTCCTCTTCTTTCCCGGCATCTCCCTGACCCTGGCCCACATCGGCGGCGTCGCTCGCGATCCCTACTCGGGGCTgatctccatcctctccaactctGGCAACCCCTGGGCAACCGGTGGAGCCGATGTAACCGGCGAACGCCAACTCATGAAATATGaccccaagaagaaaaaggttCTCTGGGCGAGGAACATGACGGACATTTCCCGCGATCGATACGGCGGGTTTCAGGATGTGGAACATGATAAACGGGGGAACACCTACATTGTCGGGACTCACCCTGGGGTTATTATTCGCGTGGACAAGGATGGAAGAAAGCTTACAGAGTGGTATTTGCATCGGCCTTTgtcgccgacgacgaggaaggggtATAGCGGATTGGCTGTGGTGAAGGGGAGTGATATTATGCTGGCGagcgatggtgatggaaagTTGTACCGGTTTgatttgagggaggagagggggaggccGGTGAATGTGCCGCTGTTGGGGGAGGGCCTGCGCTTGAACTTGGATGCGATCTACCTGCCGCCAAAGTATGGGGGGAGTGTGCTGTTGGTGGCGGATTTGTTTGAGGGGATTCAGGTGCTAAGAAGTAAAGATAGGACgtggaggaaggcggagaaCTTGGGGACGATTTCGAAGCCTCCGACGTTGAACGGCCTGGTGATTGATGGGGCGGTTGTGGCTCCGGTGCAGATGGGCAGCAATTCTCTGTACATGGTCATTGGGAACATCGATCCTTTCATTCCGGGCATGGTTGCAGGTAATCGGACCCTGTTCCCGTTTCCCGACATCACGAatgcggtggaggggttgctgaggaggggctga
- a CDS encoding hypothetical protein (COG:S; EggNog:ENOG503NWX9) codes for MAIGAILEPLIVVSLLTFGTIVNRNKSATFSPSPYRSSRPVPWQHLKYDKDPDYDELESGRPSTDDENALLRSPVSESSIGSDGTLTDESNSPWRKRQLKVFRWEREVTTPNTAIFKDRFLSRVLQRLPFLAEVWYWALIYWVYQLGRAFTAVTLQESTVDTAREHALQVIHMEQRLGIFIEPAVQGWFLQRPELMRWTNKTYSFIHIPGTILYLIVLYYVTTARPRQKIQEENGGRPISGNWRKLAPRFGPDTYEKRRRTMAFCNLLAFIVFTFWPCMPPRLLSDPNYTGEFAKEAKSYGFVDTVHGADGDSSVWTTNRFCNQYAAMPSLHFGYSFLVGLTIATVPLRRSGKLGWKRLAIVAIGMIYPGIILTAIVATANHFILDAVAGAIACLLAWKFNGLLLNLLPVEDYFLRAVRIAKP; via the exons ATGGCGATCGGGGCCATTTTGGAACCACTCATTGTGGTCAGTCTGTTGACATTTGGTACCATTGTCAACCGCAACAAGTCGGCCACTTTCTCTCCATCACCATACAGATCATCCAGGCCCGTGCCTTGGCAACATCTCAAGTACGACAAGGACCCCGACTACGATGAGCTGGAATCGGGACGGCCCAGCACAGACGACGAAAATGCCCTTTTGCGGTCACCAGTCAGCGAATCCAGCATCGGCTCCGACGGCACCTTGACCGACGAATCGAACTCACCATGGCGGAAGCGCCAGCTGAAGGTCTTCAGGTGGGAGCGTGAGGTCACAACGCCGAATACCGCCATCTTCAAGGACCGTTTCCTCAGTCGCGTGCTTCAGCGTCTTCCCTTTTTGGCCGAGGTCTGGTACTGGGCTCTGATCTACTGGGTCTACCAGCTTGGAAGAGCTTTCACAGCCGTCACTCTGCAAGAGTCAACAGTCGACACCGCTCGCGAACATGCCCTCCAGGTTATTCACATGGAACAGCGACTGGGCATTTTCATTGAGCCTGCCGTGCAAGGTTGGTTTCTTCAGCGACCCGAGCTTATGCGATGGACGAACAAGACATACTCGTTCATCCACATTCCCGGCACGATCCTTTACCTGATCGTCCTCTACTATGTCACGACAGCCCGTCCCAGACAGAAGATTCAGGAGGAGAACGGAGGTCGCCCGATTAGTGGAAACTGGAGAAAGTTGGCCCCCCGATTCGGACCTGATACCtatgagaagaggaggaggaccatgGCCTTCTGCAACCTGTTGGCCTTCATCGTATTTACTTTCTGGCCTTGCATGCCACCGAGACTGCTCAGCGACCCAAACTACACTGGCGAGTTTGCCAAGGAGGCGAAGAGCTATGGCTTTGTTGACACTGTCCACGGCGCCGATGGTGACAGCAGTGTGTGGACCACCAACCGCTTCTGCAATCAATATG CTGCCATGCCTTCTCTTCACTTCGGCTACTCCTTCCTTGTTGGACTCACCATCGCCACCGTTCCCCTCAGACGCTCTGGAAAGCTTGGGTGGAAGAGACTAGCCATTGTTGCCATCGGCATGATCTATCCTGGCATTATCCTGACTGCCATTGTTGCTACCGCCAACCATTTCATCCTGGACGCCGTTGCCGGTGCCATTGCCTGCCTTCTTGCCTGGAAGTTCAACGGTctgctcctcaacctcctgccAGTCGAGGACTACTTTTTGAGGGCTGTCAGGATAGCCAAGCCTTGA
- a CDS encoding hypothetical protein (EggNog:ENOG503P0PK; COG:K): MEQQRPPSQKFGPAALTNVLNSPEDHRDSAYYSSGDVSSKHNSTGSGLGVLSPPNSGFQTSPVDKTPSPTTATHLLPLPLVSPTNSNMSVASIVSPTTPLSADPRRFDRPQSLESAPNSATFGHGELPEPGMSRRESVDSRFNQGFGQLGLSGSPYASHNQSTSSIQNTLQQQRHPRANLDSLATNRISNGYQPNAERKPEVHPRGGRIAPTITGPTTSLIARAAEPTKGQAWAFPEDDNAIQRMSGPPQSLANSRRSSVAESLASSQYTVDSRLPPGQRRLEDHHSMTEYQRLSVASEYSTTHHHSLQHKQLSDLQNEEGGLHAGNQPYSRTPELRITHKLAERKRRTEMKELFEQLRDLMPQERGTKASKWEILTKAIQEHTRQTNTIRDLQSHVQQLAEEVTKRDAQMEDMRRQIQELQYRQSHSMQGPPPPGSEHYANDQYARARQQAELPPLRSFDGPTNGAGPEAMTGVQYEGPRPNGTTVYTRAPGAPFPR; encoded by the exons ATGGAGCAACAACGGCCACCTTCGCAAAAGTTCGGGCCCGCCGCCCTGACAAATGTGCTGAATTCACCTGAAGACCACAGAGACTCTGCCTACTACTCAAGCGGAGATGTGTCTAGCAAGC ACAACTCCACAGGCTCAGGCCTGGGCGTCCTTAGCCCACCAAACTCCGGTTTCCAAACCTCGCCCGTCGATAAAACACCATCGCCCACAACAGcgacccacctcctcccgctgCCACTCGTGTCTCCGACGAACAGTAATATGAGCGTTGCCTCGATCGTGTCGCCGACAACCCCTCTCAGCGCCGACCCTCGCCGCTTTGACCGTCCGCAATCGCTGGAGTCGGCCCCCAACAGTGCCACATTTGGCCATGGCGAGCTGCCGGAGCCTGGTATGTCACGGAGGGAGAGCGTGGATAGCAGGTTCAACCAGGGATTCGGGCAATTGGGATTGAGCGGGTCCCCCTATGCAAGCCACAACCAGTCGACGTCGTCAATCCAGAATACACTACAGCAACAGAGACATCCTCGTGCCAACCTCGATTCTCTTGCTACAAACCGCATCTCCAACGGGTATCAACCAAACGCAGAACGCAAACCCGAAGTTCATCCCCGTGGAGGGAGAATTGCGCCAACCATCACAGGGCCAACCACCAGTCTCATTGCTCGAGCAGCAGAGCCTACTAAGGGTCAGGCCTGGGCTTTTCCCGAAGATGACAATGCTATTCAACGCATGTCGGGACCACCTCAGTCCCTGGCAAActcgaggagaagcagcgTTGCCGAATCGTTGGCCAGCAGCCAATACACAGTTGATTCAAGGCTGCCTCCCGGACAACGTCGACTCGAAGACCACCACAGCATGACGGAATACCAGAGGCTTTCGGTCGCCTCGGAGTACTCGACAACCCACCATCACTCTCTACAGCACAAGCAGTTGTCTGATTTGCAGAACGAAGAAGGCGGTCTTCATGCGGGCAACCAGCCGTATAGCAGGACCCCCGAGCTTCGTATCACCCATAAGCTGGCTGAGCGGAAACGTCGTACGGAGATGAAGGAGCTTTTTGAGCAGCTTAGGGATCTTATGCCTCAAGAGCGGGGCACCAAGGCTTCCAAGTGGGAGATTCTCACAAAAG CCATTCAAGAACACACACGTCAGACCAACACGATTAGAGATCTTCAGTCACATGTTCAGcagcttgccgaggaggtaACCAAGCGCGATGCACAGATGGAGGATATGAGACGTCAGATTCAGGAGCTTCAGTACCGCCAGAGTCACTCAATGCAAggccctcctccgcctggGTCGGAGCACTACGCGAATGACCAATATGCCAGAGCCCGGCAACAAGCCGAGCTGCCGCCACTTCGGTCTTTCGATGGGCCAACCAATGGCGCAGGCCCTGAGGCTATGACGGGCGTGCAGTACGAAGGTCCACGACCAAATGGCACTACCGTTTACACACGCGCACCAGGGGCGCCTTTCCCCAGATAA
- a CDS encoding hypothetical protein (COG:S; EggNog:ENOG503NXEZ), whose protein sequence is MSLFGSQQWQMDQQNPITHVCGFYHTFHDRPGRRFLAPLSINAHATIIASTSRTTLTQTFRSPSSPVKELKYAFPLYEGVSVVGFVCTVNNDRVIHGVVQERSEARQTYDDAVAQGQVAGLLEQSFEASDVFTTTIGNIPADASLKVEITYLGELKHDAQVDGIRFTIPTSIAPRYGSYPGDLLRSTQFGATKGISITVDAEMPSGSQIKSVQSPSHPIAVAVGNTSVGAAKGAEMSLQKASATLSLGTSELDKDFILHVVATNTANPVAVLETHPTMPNHRALMATLVPKFNLPSSKPEIVFVCDRSGSMGDGKRIPNLQTALHLFLKSLPLGVKFNICSFGSHWDFMFPEGSRTYDASSLAHATQYVNSISANYGGTEMRMPLQDTFKRRYKDMDLEVFMLTDGEIWDQQQVFGMINTHVAESEGAIRVFSLGIGNDVSHALIEGIAQAGNGFSQSVADDESMNSKVIRMLKASLTPHVKDYTLEIKYGKEDESGSTTEVDDDFELVERVQDALVIDVGEVDSEKTRPEQAPEQAPKQPISLFDEAADFDTETTEPGLDTSAGGKYSHVPKVAEPKILQAPFVIPPLFPFSRTSVYLLLSPEASRRTPKSVVLRGTCPSGPLELEIPVTVLAEPGETIHQLAARKAVRELEEGRGWIYHARDSKEKDAALLRTKHFGRFSDMVEREAVRLGVEYQVGGKWCSFVAVEKDQDVNMSRDLTAQAEHNVRQGGQFHQALYQQQHLRRAMTKTASPFGQQFQATASTQQFQQAQRAQGLASAQYSGSGGGGFGAQAKAMSGGLFGAAMHPAGGLFGSSSPSGGGLFGNASTPPPPPPSGGALFGACAPAPSAPAPLFGSAAPPPPAPGGLFGTTAFGSASSALPASYLFGSTGSKPSPFGSPAPQASPAKPSVAPYRWTPASSADKGPTVYITSEQLAQYEQEMNQAATMPLPDEDDIGDEGAPMAQASAQGKKSSSDKLEAIVALQQFSGQWKGTEELLTLLGLDKQAVAAKIKDLGLMDKGDDVIATALVLAYLQTQLGERKDEWEMMAEKAKLWLKDQGVDFDALL, encoded by the coding sequence ATGTCTCTGTTTGGGAGCCAGCAATGGCAGATGGACCAGCAGAATCCCATTACTCACGTGTGTGGATTCTATCATACCTTTCATGACAGACCTGGCCGACGGTTTCTGGCACCCCTTTCGATCAACGCCCATGCCACCATTATCGCCTCCACCAGTCGGACAACTCTTACCCAGACTTTTCGATCGCCCTCGTCCCCGGTCAAGGAACTGAAATATGCGTTTCCTCTCTATGAAGGCGTTTCAGTTGTGGGTTTTGTCTGCACCGTCAACAACGACCGCGTCATCCACGGAGTCGTCCAAGAACGCTCTGAGGCACGCCAGACCTACGACGACGCCGTAGCTCAAGGCCAGGTCGCCGGTCTGCTAGAGCAGTCGTTCGAGGCCAGTGACGTCTTCACCACAACTATTGGCAACATACCAGCCGATGCAAGCCTCAAGGTCGAGATCACATACCTGGGTGAACTGAAGCACGACGCTCAAGTTGACGGAATCCGCTTCACAATCCCAACCAGCATAGCACCCCGCTATGGCAGCTACCCTGGTGATCTGCTCCGAAGCACCCAGTTTGGTGCAACAAAAGGGATCAGCATCACAGTTGATGCCGAGATGCCCAGTGGTTCCCAAATCAAAAGTGTCCAGTCCCCGTCCCACCCcattgccgttgccgttggcaaCACTTCGGTTGGCGCCGCAAAGGGTGCCGAGATGTCTCTCCAAAAAGCTTCAGCAACTCTCTCCCTGGGCACTTCCGAGCTGGACAAAGACTTCATTCTCCATGTGGtggccaccaacaccgccaacccTGTCGCTGTGCTTGAGACCCACCCCACCATGCCCAACCACCGAGCCCTGATGGCGACGCTTGTGCCCAAGTTCAATCTTCCTTCTTCGAAGCCTGAGATTGTGTTTGTCTGTGATCGTTCCGGATCCATGGGTGACGGCAAGAGAATTCCGAACCTCCAGACCGCTTTACATCTGTTTCTGAAGTCTTTGCCGCTTGGTGTCAAGTTTAATATTTGCTCTTTCGGCTCCCACTGGGACTTCATGTTTCCGGAGGGCTCCCGTACTTACGATGCCAGTAGCTTGGCCCATGCCACCCAGTATGTCAACAGCATCTCGGCCAACTATGGTGGTACCGAGATGCGCATGCCCCTGCAGGACACCTTCAAGAGGCGGTACAAAGATATGGATCTTGAAGTGTTCATGCTGACTGATGGTGAGATCTGGGACCAACAGCAAGTCTTCGGGATGATCAACACGCATGTGGCGGAGAGCGAAGGTGCAATCCGTGTCTTTTCTCTGGGTATCGGTAATGATGTGAGCCATGCTCTTATTGAAGGTATCGCGCAGGCGGGCAACGGGTTCTCACAGTCGGTGGCCGATGACGAAAGCATGAACAGCAAAGTTATCAGGATGCTCAAAGCTTCGTTGACGCCTCATGTGAAGGACTACACCCTGGAGATCAAGTATGGTAAAGAGGATGAGTCAGGCTCTACGACCGAGGTTGACGACGAttttgagcttgttgagagGGTTCAAGATGCCCTTGTCATTGATGTGGGTGAAGTTGACTCGGAGAAGACACGGCCAGAGCAAGCGCCCGAGCAAGCGCCAAAGCAACCGATTTCCCTGTTTGATGAGGCGGCTGACTTTGACACTGAGACGACGGAACCGGGACTCGACACCTCTGCTGGTGGGAAGTATTCTCACGTGCCCAAGGTCGCAGAGCCCAAGATTCTCCAGGCTCCCTTCGTCATCCCTCCCCTGTTTCCGTTCTCGAGAACGTCAGTCTACCTGCTTTTGTCCCCGGAGGCTAGCCGCAGGACTCCCAAATCAGTGGTCCTTCGCGGCACCTGTCCCAGTGGCCCACTCGAGCTTGAGATTCCTGTGACTGTTCTTGCTGAGCCCGGAGAGACAATCCATCAGCTCGCTGCTCGCAAGGCAGTCAGAGAACTTGAAGAAGGTCGCGGTTGGATCTACCACGCCAGGGActccaaggagaaggatgctGCCCTTCTTCGTACCAAGCACTTTGGTCGCTTCTCTGACATGGTGGAACGTGAGGCTGTCCGGCTTGGGGTCGAGTATCAGGTTGGAGGCAAGTGGTGCAGTTTTGTAGCGGTAGAGAAGGACCAGGATGTAAACATGTCTCGAGACTTGACCGCGCAAGCAGAACACAATGTGCGGCAGGGTGGCCAATTCCATCAAGCGCtttatcaacaacaacatcttcGACGGGCGATGACAAAGACAGCATCTCCTTTTGGTCAGCAATTCCAAGCTACCGCAAGCACTCAGCAATTCCAACAAGCCCAACGAGCCCAAGGTCTTGCAAGCGCTCAGTACAGCGGCTCGGGAGGAGGCGGCTTTGGTGCACAAGCCAAGGCTATGTCGGGTGGCCTCTTCGGAGCCGCCATGCATCCAGCTGGTGGATTGTTCGgaagctcatcaccatccgGAGGAGGACTATTCGGCAACGcctcgacccctcccccacctccgccctctGGAGGTGCACTCTTCGGAGCGTGCGCTCCTGCTCCGTCTGCTCCGGCTCCCCTGTTCGGATCTgcagcaccacctcccccggcTCCAGGAGGGCTCTTTGGCACAACAGCTTTCGGCAGCGCCTCGTCTGCCCTACCAGCATCGTATCTCTTTGGATCCACCGGAAGCAAACCCTCACCTTTCGGATCACCTGCGCCCCAGGCCAGCCCTGCGAAGCCGTCTGTGGCACCCTACCGATGGACCCCCGCCTCCAGTGCAGACAAAGGGCCAACGGTTTACATCACGTCGGAGCAGCTAGCGCAATACGAGCAGGAGATGAACCAGGCAGCTACGATGCCTCTtcccgacgaggacgacatcGGCGACGAGGGGGCCCCGATGGCACAAGCGTCGGCCCAGGGAAAAAAATCAAGCTCGGACAAATTGGAAGCCATTGTGGCGCTGCAGCAGTTTTCAGGACAGTGGAAAGGGACAGAGGAGTTGTTGACGCTTCTTGGGCTGGACAAACAGGCGGTGGCAGCAAAAATTAAggatttggggttgatggacaAGGGGGATGACGTGATTGCTACGGCGTTGGTATTGGCCTATTTGCAGACTCAGTTGGGTGAGAGGAAGGATGAgtgggagatgatggcggaGAAGGCTAAGCTTTGGCTGAAGGATCAGGGAGTGGATTTTGATGCGCTGCTGTGA
- a CDS encoding hypothetical protein (EggNog:ENOG503P21E; COG:S) gives MPMMSDKPKPAELLSAAAVESQSTTQPATGLPHESQTIKPTEAGKEPPTEPSAVPSPAPSTEPPAYTDNPYITHGNTNTQAPTGEIDFPILDPGTARLRIENQSLYAMDLEHQNLHALLDRFLVDPGFSPDAPLPTYTPLDSAFIPSFLTHLPSLSTLLSLPLTTYPSPPYPYYSSRDRRTIHPSRTSSPLAALEDEDLRRRYHTLQQQIISTFFHAIAHGKNTELVTQFVKSGFISPDCPNALGATPLVAAIEAGNGQMVCHLISLGAQVNGYGTLPSGSLRGKGKHGGLMLERTPLMVAAKNGNLALVKLLVEDFGADDGVIAPDGQLALRLAAEGGHREVVEYLPTRRGGAWRRWKTHHSVAVERVRKAGRKIVRFVWFFVWDLPRFLAWSVPKHTIIRPAVKTVKYCWENKGRFGGWAKRQVKEFPGRVKRAGKGVWEGVKKLPRGVWEVMKEIPGVMKSLGKFIWKIVKKIPEVMKNLCIWIWTTMKRMGVAVGNVFLRVVSVLHTAVAAVLGYFRSISLKDVWNGIKAVFRAVFVGLPEAICKAVVGLGKCVGISIVALFGLTGQVLVFLFEALCWVAAYIPNQLGKIVSAIWASISKGYYEIMVWINPKH, from the coding sequence ATGCCCATGATGAGCGACAAACCCAAGCCAGCCGAGCTGCTGAGTGCGGCAGCAGTTGAATCCCAGTCAACAACTCAGCCAGCAACTGGTTTGCCACATGAATCGCAAACAATCAAACCAACAGAAGCAGGAAAAGAACCACCAACCGAGCCATCAGCAGtgccatcaccagcgccaTCAACCGAGCCACCAGCCTACACTGACAATCCCTACATCACCCATGGAAATACCAACACTCAAGCTCCCACAGGGGAGATCGACTTCCCCATTCTAGATCCCGGGACTGCCCGTCTCAGAATCGAAAACCAGAGCCTCTACGCCATGGATCTTGAGCACCAAAACCTCCACGCCCTTCTCGACCGCTTCCTCGTAGACCCAGGCTTCTCCCCCgacgcccccctcccaacttACACCCCACTCGACTCTGCCttcatcccctccttcctcacccacctcccctccctctccaccctcctctccctccccctgacaacctacccctcccccccctacCCCTACTACTCCTCCCGCGACCGGCGcaccatccacccctcccgCACCAGCTCCCCCTTGGCCGCCTTGGAAGACGAGGACCTCAGACGCCGATACCACACCCTCCAACAGCAAATCatctccaccttcttccacgCCATCGCCCACGGCAAAAACACCGAGCTCGTCACCCAGTTTGTCAAGTCCGGTTTCATCTCCCCCGACTGTCCCAACGCGCTGGGCGCAACCCCCCTCGTGGCGGCCATCGAGGCCGGAAACGGGCAGATGGTCTGTCACTTGATCTCCCTCGGTGCGCAGGTCAACGGGTACGGGACGCTACCCTCCGGCAGCCTCCGCGGCAAGGGAAAGCACGGGGGCTTGATGCTCGAGCGGACACCGCTCATGGTGGCCGCGAAGAATGGGAACCTGGCGTTGGTGaagctgttggtggaggatttTGGGGCGGACGACGGGGTGATTGCTCCGGACGGGCAGCTAGCCCTGCggctggcggcggagggggggcatAGGGAGGTGGTCGAGTACCTGCCGACGAGAAGGGGGGGCgcgtggaggaggtggaagacgCATCACAGTGTTGCTGTGGAGAGAGTCAGAAAAGCAGGGAGGAAGATTGTGAGGTTTGTGTGGTTTTTTGTGTGGGATCTGCCGAGGTTTCTGGCTTGGAGTGTGCCGAAGCATACGATCATCAGACCGGCGGTGAAGACGGTGAAGTATTGCTGGGAGAACAAGGGGAGGTTCGGGGGGTGGGCGAAGAGGCAGGTGAAGGAGTTTCCCGGGAGAGTGAAGAGGGCGGGcaagggggtttgggagggtgtGAAGAAGTTGCcgaggggggtttgggaggtgatgaaggaaATTCCGGGAGTGATGAAGAGTTTGGGGAAGTTTATCTGGAAGATTGTCAAAAAGATTCCGGAGGTGATGAAGAATCTGTGTATTTGGATatggacgacgatgaagaggatgggggtggcAGTGGGGAACGTATTTTTGAGGGTGGTGTCGGTTCTTCATACGGCTGTGGCAGCTGTGCTGGGTTATTTTAGGAGTATTTCTTTGAAGGATGTATGGAATGGGATCAAGGCTGTCTTTCGGGCTGTTTTTGTCGGATTGCCAGAGGCAATTTGTAAGGCAGTTGTTGGCTTGGGCAAGTGTGTGGGTATAAGTATTGTCGCCTTGTTTGGGCTCACAGGGCAGGTGCTGGTTTTCCTGTTTGAAGCCCTCTGCTGGGTGGCCGCATACATCCCGAATCAGCTTGGAAAGATCGTCAGCGCGATATGGGCGTCGATCTCTAAGGGATACTATGAGATCATGGTGTGGATCAACCCGAAGCATTGA
- a CDS encoding hypothetical protein (EggNog:ENOG503NXAH; COG:K) codes for MASAFELDGPVFHTAPTHELPIRASSLLEKETGADQRDYGHNLHTHSPMSTSRLSDDSSALSIATEISHDQSFSYGMEKGFWRIRQGAQELLRFAELYSQYRASQMTPADDSFVLHALPKQIDLVSMTQLSWGLLHAVGDINVQSRKATETLEWMHEDDKPSNAKRRKRSRRRDSDISMTACKKCGVMDSPRWRTGPAGPATLCNVCGLLYAKRSRRHGSGSESQSAAR; via the exons ATGGCGTCGGCATTTGAACTCGACGGGCCAGTATTCCATACAGCACCCACCCACGAGCTTCCAATTCGTGCATCAAGTCTTCTAGAAAAAGAAACTGGGGCGGACCAACGAGACTATGGCCATAATCTCCATACTCATAGCCCTATGAGCACAAGCAGACTGTCTGACGACTCCTCAGCGCTATCCATCGCCACGGAAATTTCCCATGACCAATCCTTTTCATATGGTATGGAAAAGGGGTTCTGGAGG ATTCGTCAAGGAGCACAAGAACTGCTTCGCTTCGCTGAATTATACAGCCAATACCGAGCTTCCCAGATGACACCAGCCGACGATTCGTTCGTCCTCCATGCGCTGCCGAAACAGATTGACCTCGTGTCGATGACCCAACTATCATGGGGTTTGCTCCATGCTGTTGGCGACATCAACGTCCAAAGCCGCAAGGCAACCGAAACCCTTGAATGGATGCACGAAGACGACAAGCCGTCAAATGCGAAGAGGCGGAAACGGTCGAGGAGACGAGAT AGCGACATCAGCATGACAGCTTGCAAAAAGTGTGGTGTGATGGATAGCCCTCGATGGCGAACAGGGCCTGCTGGGCCAGCAACGCTTTGCAATGTGTGCGGGCTGCTGTATGCAAAGCGCAGCCGGAGGCACGGGTCTGGTTCTGAATCCCAGTCGGCAGCTCGATGA
- a CDS encoding hypothetical protein (EggNog:ENOG503P4Z0) gives MAPSKSQLLTSATAALLASQGALGQQLTKPILNPEYDLGAMSQAFLPHLIAPAATSINKWPWGKLPAFCKSESIHEGFSAYDMEVYEVTFADCSQPWYMCRHNGSTMSVGGMINAFGSLPVGTRDFIRHIVVFPDFMTPGVAAHAKSGSGDLMFGHNYLDTSLWIHESGHIFDRQHGGNGDYSATSAWLNAYNSDSHLPTGYANTNQAENFAEHVILATYDNVVPGGLAGIPAPTPNHQAVQNQYTNVKNLLGNKIRKVTGATCNRQPTPLIGITSPVVCMGPDALAQGACVGTPNMKRDENGHDALIAAAEKEPGIYEPASRWTESA, from the exons ATGGCCCCATCCAAGTCCCAGTTGCTGACTTCAGCTACCGCCGCGCTCCTGGCCAGCCAGGGTGCTTTGGGCCAGCAGCTCACCAAGCCGATCCTCAACCCTGAGTACGACCTCGGTGCCATGTCCCAGGCATTCTTGCCCCATCTCATTGCACCGGCCGCGACAAGCATCAACAAATGGCCCTGGGGGAAGCTTCCTGCATTCTGCAAATCCGAATCCATCCACGAGGGCTTTTCCGCCTACGACATGGAGGTCTATGAGGTTACCTTTGCGGACTGTAGCCAGCCTTGGTACATGTGCCGCCACAACGGGTCGACAATGTCGGTGGGCGGTATGATCAACGCGTTTGGGTCCCTTCCTGTGGGAACCAGAGACTTCATCCGTCATATTGTTG TCTTCCCCGATTTCATGACACCCGGTGTTGCTGCTCACGCCAA ATCTGGATCGGGTGATCTCATGTTTGGTCACAACTACCTCGACACCAGTCTCTGGATCCACGAATCAGGCCACATCTTCGACCGCCAGCATGGTGGAAACGGCGACTATTCCGCCACCTCTGCCTGGCTCAACGCCTACAACTCCGACTCGCATCTTCCCACCGGCTATGCCAACACCA ACCAAGCCGAGAACTTTGCCGAACATGTTATTCTGGCCACATACGACAACGTCGTGCCCGGTGGTCTGGCCGGCATTCCCGcgcccacccccaaccaccaggcTGTCCAAAACCAGTACACCAATGTCAAGAATCTCCTGGGCAACAAGATCCGCAAGGTCACTGGCGCGACCTGCAATCGccagcccacccccctgATCGGCATTACCAGCCCTGTTGTCTGCATGGGACCTGATGCTTTGGCTCAGGGTGCTTGTGTCGGTACACCCAACATGAAGAGGGATGAGAACGGCCATGACGCTCTCattgccgctgccgagaaGGAGCCTGGCATCTATGAGCCCGCGAGCCGCTGGACCGAGTCGGCTtaa